The Mammaliicoccus sciuri genome window below encodes:
- a CDS encoding YggS family pyridoxal phosphate-dependent enzyme, whose amino-acid sequence MKSVKENLVEINSQICNSSEESEFNTAPQVIVVTKYVTIDRAKEAYEAGLKNFGENRIEGFLEKKNHLPDDAIMHFIGSLQTRKVKDIINEIDYLHALDRLKLAKEIEKRAEHVVKCFVQVNVSGEESKHGFSPDDVIPFIHELKDFKHIEIVGLMTMAPLTEDKIKLRQYFNQLRLSKEKVQSLNLSYAPCTELSMGMSNDFNEAILEGASYVRIGTKLVGE is encoded by the coding sequence TTGAAATCAGTAAAAGAAAATTTAGTAGAAATCAATTCACAAATTTGTAACAGTAGCGAAGAATCAGAATTTAATACGGCGCCTCAAGTGATTGTTGTGACAAAATATGTTACAATAGACCGAGCTAAAGAAGCTTATGAAGCAGGCTTGAAAAACTTTGGAGAAAATCGTATTGAAGGATTTTTGGAAAAGAAAAATCATCTTCCTGATGATGCTATCATGCATTTTATTGGATCATTACAAACAAGAAAAGTAAAAGACATCATTAATGAAATTGATTATTTACATGCATTAGATAGATTAAAATTAGCTAAAGAAATTGAAAAACGTGCTGAACATGTTGTAAAATGCTTTGTTCAAGTGAATGTTTCGGGAGAAGAATCTAAACATGGCTTTTCGCCTGATGATGTTATCCCATTTATTCATGAGCTTAAGGATTTTAAACATATTGAAATAGTTGGTTTAATGACTATGGCACCATTAACTGAAGACAAAATAAAATTAAGACAATATTTTAACCAACTAAGATTATCGAAAGAGAAAGTACAATCCTTAAACTTATCATATGCACCTTGCACTGAATTATCTATGGGCATGAGCAATGATTTCAATGAAGCAATATTAGAAGGTGCTTCTTATGTAAGAATTGGTACAAAATTAGTTGGCGAATAG
- a CDS encoding YlmH family RNA-binding protein, which yields MDIYQHFRKEEKEIIDLFLNRCEVAERNYQPVLTEFLDPREQFILQTIVGGFDDLNVHYFGGNEESERKRAIVAPDYFEPTEADYEMVLIELTYPSKFVKLTHRNVLGTIMSLGIDRNQLGDIIVNDRIQFVLTKRVESYIMMELTKIKGAGIKLSSIPFQNMIQSSENWQTHDATVSALRLDVIIKHLTNTSRTISKKLIESKRVKVNHREIEQVDFIVEENDLISIKGYGRAKIIQNNGTSKKGKIRIAYRTLFK from the coding sequence ATGGATATATATCAACACTTTAGAAAAGAAGAAAAAGAGATTATTGATTTATTTTTAAATAGGTGTGAAGTTGCTGAACGAAATTATCAACCTGTATTAACAGAGTTTCTGGACCCTAGAGAACAATTTATTTTACAAACAATCGTAGGTGGCTTCGACGATTTAAATGTACATTACTTTGGTGGGAATGAAGAATCAGAAAGAAAACGTGCAATCGTCGCACCTGATTATTTTGAACCGACTGAAGCGGATTATGAGATGGTGCTTATTGAGCTTACTTATCCTTCAAAATTTGTTAAATTGACGCATCGTAATGTATTAGGTACGATCATGTCGCTTGGTATTGATAGAAATCAACTAGGGGATATTATTGTTAATGACCGTATACAGTTTGTTTTGACAAAGAGAGTTGAATCGTATATTATGATGGAATTAACAAAGATTAAAGGTGCTGGAATCAAATTGAGTTCTATTCCATTCCAAAATATGATACAATCAAGTGAGAATTGGCAGACACATGACGCAACTGTAAGTGCATTAAGATTGGATGTAATCATTAAACACCTTACAAATACGAGTAGAACAATTAGTAAGAAATTGATTGAAAGTAAACGCGTTAAAGTCAATCATAGAGAAATCGAACAAGTAGACTTTATAGTCGAAGAAAATGATTTGATCTCTATTAAAGGATATGGACGTGCGAAGATCATTCAAAATAATGGAACTTCAAAAAAAGGCAAGATAAGAATAGCTTATCGAACATTGTTTAAATAG
- a CDS encoding DivIVA domain-containing protein, protein MAFTPEEIKQKEFSRVHKGLDETEVRGYLQTLSDEIEKLKSDKAHLQSIIDDKEENISRFKAVENTISDVLLQAQKTSEETKHTAVLKADAIIKEAEGRSDQIVNDALQKARHISFQTEDMKRQSKVFRSRFRMLVEAQLDLLKNEDWDYLLNYDVDQQKVTEENIDILNKEEENNQEQINNQAVKSEEDKSEE, encoded by the coding sequence ATGGCATTTACCCCAGAGGAAATCAAACAAAAAGAATTTAGTAGAGTTCATAAAGGATTAGATGAAACTGAAGTACGTGGATATCTACAAACTTTAAGTGATGAAATTGAAAAATTAAAATCAGATAAAGCGCATTTACAAAGTATTATAGATGATAAAGAAGAGAATATTAGTCGATTCAAAGCAGTCGAAAATACAATTTCTGACGTGTTATTACAAGCGCAAAAAACAAGTGAAGAAACGAAACATACTGCTGTTTTAAAAGCAGATGCTATTATTAAAGAAGCAGAAGGACGTTCTGATCAAATCGTAAATGATGCACTTCAAAAAGCGCGTCATATCAGTTTCCAAACTGAAGATATGAAACGTCAATCTAAAGTCTTTCGTTCACGTTTCCGCATGTTAGTTGAAGCGCAATTAGATTTATTGAAAAATGAAGATTGGGATTATTTATTGAATTATGATGTCGATCAACAAAAAGTTACTGAAGAAAATATTGACATTTTGAACAAAGAAGAAGAAAATAATCAAGAACAGA
- the murD gene encoding UDP-N-acetylmuramoyl-L-alanine--D-glutamate ligase, with translation MKAYDALKEKPVLILGLAKSGYESAKLCHKLGAEVTVNDGKDLSSDPHALELEQQGIRVISGEHPLSLLDNKPLIVKNPGIPYNIPLLQEAMNQGLDIITEVELSYYISEAPIIGITGTNGKTTVTSLIGDMFGNSKVNGQVSGNIGVVASKVAQEVTKDDYLITELSSFQLLGTIHYRPHIAIVTNIYSAHLDYHGSLEEYQNAKKNIFKNQTEDDYLIFNYEQRHLIDTDDIKSKILYFSTNQKVNGIYIEDDYVVYNGIRIINTHDIVLPGKHNLENVLVAVLAALLSGVDVKSVVHTLTTFSGIKHRLQYVGNNRGNKYYNDSKATNTLATRFALSSFNSPIIWLCGGLDRGNDFDDLIPYMDNVRLMVTFGETKDKLKMLGASQGKEVLQANDVKDAVNLIQDYIQSNDVVLLSPACASWDQYDTFEARGDEFIESFQKHLPTF, from the coding sequence ATGAAAGCATATGATGCATTAAAAGAGAAGCCTGTTCTTATTTTAGGTTTAGCAAAAAGTGGATATGAAAGTGCAAAGTTATGCCATAAATTAGGTGCTGAAGTAACGGTCAATGATGGTAAAGATTTATCATCTGATCCGCATGCACTTGAATTAGAGCAACAAGGGATACGTGTGATCAGTGGTGAACATCCACTTTCATTACTTGATAATAAGCCGTTAATTGTAAAAAACCCTGGTATACCTTACAATATTCCACTATTGCAAGAAGCGATGAATCAAGGATTGGATATCATAACAGAAGTTGAATTAAGTTATTACATTTCAGAAGCACCTATTATTGGTATTACAGGTACAAATGGTAAAACAACGGTGACTTCTTTAATAGGCGATATGTTTGGTAATAGTAAAGTAAATGGTCAAGTTTCCGGAAATATTGGTGTAGTTGCATCAAAAGTTGCACAAGAGGTTACGAAAGACGATTATCTTATTACTGAACTATCTTCATTCCAACTTTTAGGAACAATCCATTATCGTCCGCATATCGCGATTGTTACAAATATTTATTCGGCACATTTGGATTATCACGGTAGTTTAGAAGAATACCAGAATGCTAAGAAAAATATTTTTAAGAATCAAACCGAAGACGATTATTTAATTTTTAACTATGAGCAAAGACATTTAATTGATACAGATGATATTAAATCTAAAATATTATATTTCTCAACTAATCAAAAAGTGAATGGCATTTATATTGAAGATGATTATGTCGTATATAACGGCATAAGAATTATCAATACGCACGATATTGTATTACCTGGTAAACATAATTTAGAAAATGTACTTGTAGCTGTATTAGCTGCACTATTATCAGGTGTTGACGTGAAGTCAGTTGTACATACTTTAACAACATTCTCAGGTATTAAACATAGACTTCAATATGTTGGGAATAATAGAGGTAATAAGTATTACAATGATTCTAAAGCTACGAATACTTTAGCGACACGATTTGCTTTAAGTTCATTTAATTCGCCAATCATTTGGTTATGTGGTGGATTAGATAGAGGGAATGACTTTGATGATTTAATACCATATATGGATAATGTCCGTTTGATGGTTACATTTGGTGAAACAAAAGACAAATTAAAAATGTTAGGTGCGAGTCAAGGTAAAGAAGTCTTGCAAGCAAATGACGTTAAAGATGCGGTTAATTTGATTCAAGATTATATACAATCTAATGATGTTGTCTTACTATCACCAGCGTGTGCGAGCTGGGATCAATATGATACATTTGAAGCGCGTGGCGATGAGTTTATTGAAAGTTTCCAAAAACATTTACCAACATTTTAG
- the ftsZ gene encoding cell division protein FtsZ yields MLEFEQGFNHLATLKVIGVGGGGNNAVNRMIDHGMNNVEFISINTDGQALNLSKASSKIQIGEKLTRGLGAGANPEIGKKAAEESREQIEDAIQGADMVFVTAGMGGGTGTGAAPVVAKIAKEMGALTVGVVTRPFSFEGRKRQTQAAAGVESMKAAVDTLIVIPNDRLLDIVDKSTPMMEAFKEADNVLRQGVQGISDLIAVSGEVNLDFADVKTIMSNQGSALMGIGVSSGENRAIEAAKKAISSPLLETSIVGAQGVLMNITGGESLSLFEAQEAADIVQDAADEDVNMIFGTVINPELQDELVVTVIATGFNDKPSNARKPQGGGAFGGTTEEPASKREEGESLGRKASFENKSANESTDDSDIPSFIRNREDRRSRRSRR; encoded by the coding sequence ATGTTAGAATTTGAGCAAGGGTTTAATCATTTAGCTACTTTAAAAGTAATTGGTGTTGGTGGTGGCGGTAATAACGCTGTTAACCGTATGATAGATCATGGAATGAACAATGTAGAATTTATTTCTATTAATACAGATGGTCAAGCTTTAAACTTATCTAAAGCTTCATCTAAAATTCAAATTGGTGAAAAATTAACACGTGGATTAGGTGCAGGTGCAAACCCAGAAATCGGTAAAAAAGCTGCTGAAGAATCACGTGAACAAATAGAAGATGCTATTCAAGGCGCTGACATGGTATTCGTTACTGCTGGTATGGGTGGCGGAACTGGTACAGGTGCTGCACCAGTTGTTGCTAAAATTGCAAAAGAAATGGGTGCATTAACTGTTGGTGTTGTTACACGTCCATTTAGCTTTGAGGGACGTAAACGTCAAACTCAAGCTGCTGCTGGTGTAGAATCTATGAAAGCTGCAGTAGATACATTAATCGTTATTCCTAATGATCGTCTTTTAGATATCGTTGATAAATCAACACCTATGATGGAAGCATTCAAAGAAGCAGATAATGTATTACGTCAAGGTGTACAAGGTATCTCTGACTTAATCGCTGTATCTGGTGAAGTTAACTTAGACTTTGCTGACGTTAAGACTATTATGTCTAACCAAGGTTCAGCATTAATGGGTATCGGTGTATCTTCTGGTGAAAATAGAGCAATCGAAGCTGCTAAAAAAGCCATTTCTTCACCATTATTAGAAACTTCAATCGTTGGTGCACAAGGTGTCTTAATGAACATTACAGGTGGAGAGTCACTTTCACTATTTGAAGCTCAAGAAGCAGCAGATATTGTTCAAGATGCAGCAGACGAAGATGTTAATATGATTTTTGGTACAGTTATTAACCCAGAATTACAAGACGAATTAGTCGTTACAGTAATTGCTACTGGATTTAATGACAAACCTTCTAATGCTCGTAAACCACAAGGTGGCGGAGCATTTGGTGGAACTACAGAAGAACCTGCTTCTAAAAGAGAAGAAGGAGAATCACTAGGAAGAAAAGCTTCATTTGAAAATAAATCAGCAAATGAATCAACTGATGATAGTGATATTCCAAGTTTCATTCGAAATAGAGAAGATAGACGTTCTAGACGCTCTAGACGATAA
- the mraY gene encoding phospho-N-acetylmuramoyl-pentapeptide-transferase, translating to MNFTLPVIAFLLTLILVPVLIPTLKKLKFGQSIREEGPKSHMKKTGTPTMGGLTFLLSTIVVTIIALFYVEQVGPLILLLFVTLGFGLIGFIDDYIIVVKKNNQGLTSKQKFLAQIAIAVVFYIVSVILPNYEFETAINIPFTDWSLPLSVFYIIFIVFWQVGFSNAVNLTDGLDGLSTGLSIIAFGFYAALSFILDKPEIGLFCLVMLASLFGFLIYNKYPAKVFMGDTGSLALGGIFATISIMLNQEITLLLIGLVFVIETLSVMLQVTSFKLTGKRIFKMSPLHHHFELVGWSEWKIVLVFWATGIVTGAIGLWIGVM from the coding sequence ATGAATTTTACGCTACCTGTCATTGCGTTTTTATTGACTTTGATACTTGTACCCGTTTTAATTCCAACACTTAAAAAATTAAAATTTGGGCAAAGTATTCGAGAAGAAGGACCTAAGAGTCATATGAAGAAAACAGGAACACCAACTATGGGTGGATTAACGTTCTTATTATCAACAATTGTTGTAACAATCATTGCGTTATTCTATGTTGAGCAAGTAGGTCCACTCATTCTGTTATTATTTGTAACACTAGGTTTTGGACTTATTGGTTTTATAGACGATTATATTATTGTCGTTAAAAAAAATAACCAAGGTTTAACAAGTAAACAAAAATTCTTAGCTCAAATTGCGATAGCCGTTGTATTCTATATCGTGAGTGTTATATTACCAAATTATGAATTTGAAACAGCTATCAACATTCCGTTTACAGATTGGTCATTACCATTGTCTGTTTTCTACATTATATTCATAGTATTTTGGCAAGTTGGATTCAGTAATGCTGTGAACTTAACAGATGGATTAGATGGTCTTTCAACTGGTTTATCCATCATTGCATTTGGTTTTTACGCGGCACTATCATTTATTCTTGATAAACCAGAAATAGGGTTATTCTGTTTAGTGATGCTTGCAAGTTTATTTGGATTTTTAATTTACAACAAGTACCCAGCAAAAGTGTTCATGGGAGATACTGGAAGCTTAGCGCTTGGTGGTATTTTCGCAACGATTTCAATCATGCTTAACCAAGAAATAACATTATTATTGATCGGTTTAGTATTTGTAATTGAAACATTATCAGTTATGTTACAAGTAACGTCATTCAAGCTTACAGGAAAAAGAATATTTAAAATGAGCCCATTGCATCACCATTTCGAATTAGTTGGTTGGAGTGAATGGAAAATAGTATTAGTATTCTGGGCTACAGGTATCGTTACTGGTGCAATTGGTTTATGGATAGGGGTAATGTAA
- a CDS encoding cell division protein FtsQ/DivIB codes for MNKSSDNNDDILQFETTTEDERLEILKKKRERRRQIQLGVFIGVILLVILILLYMFTDISKVDQVDIKGEEIVSKNDIEKALDIKKDSRIYNIPVSDMKSKIEKIGGVKSAEIKRHFPNDLTVNVNEYETIGLVKEKKRYLPLLENGKTIKHLSTDLPIDVPILNDFSSKKLDKMIPELKKVKPKVKAMISEINYKPGENNQNRIQLFMTDNVEVVGDIQTFANKINYYPSISDKLERDNSGALKTPGFLDLQVGVTFLPYETEEQQKERSEKESKQDESNKKEQKKLDQALQDLSKELDKSGEEPKSTEKSEE; via the coding sequence GTGAATAAAAGTTCTGATAACAATGATGATATATTGCAATTTGAAACGACTACGGAAGATGAACGATTAGAAATTTTGAAGAAAAAAAGAGAACGTAGACGTCAAATTCAATTAGGTGTATTCATAGGTGTTATACTCCTTGTTATCTTGATTTTACTGTACATGTTTACAGACATCAGTAAAGTTGATCAAGTGGACATTAAAGGTGAAGAAATCGTATCTAAAAACGATATTGAAAAAGCTTTAGATATCAAAAAAGATTCTCGAATATACAATATTCCAGTAAGTGATATGAAATCGAAAATCGAAAAAATTGGAGGCGTTAAAAGTGCTGAAATTAAACGTCATTTCCCAAATGATTTAACGGTTAATGTAAATGAATATGAAACGATTGGCTTAGTTAAAGAGAAAAAACGTTACTTACCATTATTAGAAAACGGAAAAACAATTAAACATTTATCAACAGATTTACCAATTGATGTTCCGATTTTGAATGACTTTAGTTCTAAAAAGTTAGATAAGATGATTCCTGAATTGAAAAAGGTTAAACCTAAAGTTAAAGCGATGATATCGGAAATTAATTATAAGCCAGGTGAGAACAATCAGAATAGAATCCAACTATTTATGACAGATAATGTAGAAGTTGTTGGAGATATTCAAACTTTTGCGAATAAAATCAACTATTATCCGAGTATTTCTGATAAATTAGAGAGAGACAATTCTGGAGCGCTCAAAACGCCTGGATTTTTAGATTTACAAGTTGGTGTGACATTCTTACCGTATGAAACAGAAGAACAACAAAAAGAGCGTTCAGAAAAAGAATCAAAACAAGATGAAAGTAATAAAAAAGAACAGAAAAAATTAGACCAAGCATTACAAGATTTATCTAAAGAATTGGATAAATCTGGAGAAGAACCAAAATCAACTGAGAAATCAGAAGAATAA
- the ftsA gene encoding cell division protein FtsA, producing MEEHYYISLDIGSSSVKVIVGEKFHNGINVIGTGQTYTNGIRNGCIDDFDIAKQAIKDTIKKAAIASGIDIKEVFLKMPIVNTEIYDEKFEIPFDGTETEINGSHIESVLEGIRELNDVPETEVIGVFPMKFIVDDLHEVSDPKEMVATQSLKVEAGVIATSKSLLINIIKCVESCGVDVLEVFSDAYNYQSILSPTEVELGACVIDIGEDLTQVGFYERGNLVDADTIEMAGRSITTDIAKSLNTTYDNAEKIKQQYGHAFYDSASDQDVFSVEQINEDGHAQFTQKELSEIIESRVEEIFFEIFDLLQDMGITNVNGGFIVTGGTSNLLGIKELLQDMVNEKVRVHTPSQMGIRKPEFTSSISTISSGINFDELLDYVTMNNYDVDNVEEETYEVETQETKAKPYEQWFKKKSNKNNDAKASNSDHDRVSESEYDSESQEEKPSVLKKLMKSLFD from the coding sequence ATGGAGGAACATTATTATATTAGTTTAGATATAGGTTCATCGAGTGTAAAAGTAATAGTAGGAGAAAAATTTCATAATGGCATTAACGTGATAGGTACAGGGCAAACTTATACGAATGGTATAAGAAATGGTTGTATAGATGATTTTGATATCGCTAAACAAGCAATTAAAGATACAATCAAAAAAGCAGCAATTGCTTCTGGAATAGATATTAAAGAAGTATTTTTAAAAATGCCTATCGTGAATACAGAGATTTACGACGAAAAATTTGAAATACCTTTTGATGGTACAGAAACTGAAATAAATGGCAGTCATATAGAATCAGTATTAGAGGGCATTAGAGAATTGAATGATGTACCCGAAACTGAAGTCATTGGTGTATTCCCAATGAAATTTATTGTAGATGACTTACATGAAGTTTCTGATCCTAAAGAGATGGTTGCAACGCAATCATTAAAAGTAGAAGCAGGTGTTATCGCAACATCAAAATCATTATTAATCAACATCATTAAATGTGTTGAATCTTGTGGAGTAGATGTATTAGAAGTATTTTCTGATGCTTATAACTATCAATCTATTTTATCTCCAACAGAAGTTGAACTTGGTGCTTGCGTCATTGATATTGGTGAAGATTTAACGCAAGTAGGTTTTTATGAAAGAGGCAATTTAGTTGATGCTGATACGATTGAAATGGCAGGTAGAAGCATAACAACAGATATTGCGAAATCATTAAATACTACATATGACAATGCCGAGAAGATTAAACAACAATATGGACATGCATTCTACGACTCTGCATCAGATCAAGATGTCTTTAGTGTTGAACAAATTAACGAAGATGGTCACGCACAATTCACTCAAAAAGAATTAAGTGAAATTATTGAATCAAGAGTAGAAGAAATTTTCTTTGAAATATTTGATTTATTACAAGATATGGGTATTACAAATGTTAACGGTGGATTTATCGTAACAGGTGGTACTTCAAACCTACTTGGTATTAAAGAATTATTACAAGATATGGTTAATGAAAAAGTACGTGTACATACACCATCTCAAATGGGTATACGTAAACCTGAGTTTACTTCTAGTATATCTACTATATCTAGTGGAATTAACTTTGATGAGCTACTAGATTATGTTACAATGAATAATTATGACGTTGATAATGTCGAAGAAGAAACATACGAAGTAGAAACTCAAGAAACTAAAGCTAAACCGTATGAACAATGGTTTAAAAAGAAATCAAACAAAAACAATGATGCAAAAGCTTCAAATTCTGATCATGATAGAGTCTCCGAATCAGAATATGATTCGGAAAGTCAAGAAGAGAAGCCAAGTGTATTAAAAAAATTAATGAAATCGTTATTTGATTGA
- a CDS encoding YggT family protein, which translates to MDSGLLSTILGFVLFVVKIYQYGMIVYFLTSWLPGLREGAFGQFLGKIYEPFLEPFRKIIPPLGMLDISSLVAFITLSLFYVGLVNIFNMIVPVMPIL; encoded by the coding sequence ATGGATAGTGGACTATTAAGTACGATATTAGGCTTTGTATTATTCGTCGTTAAAATTTATCAATATGGTATGATCGTTTATTTCCTTACATCATGGTTACCAGGCCTTAGGGAAGGCGCATTTGGACAATTTTTAGGGAAAATATATGAACCATTTTTAGAACCATTTAGAAAAATTATCCCACCATTAGGTATGTTAGACATATCGTCATTAGTGGCATTTATAACGTTAAGTTTATTCTATGTTGGTTTAGTTAATATATTTAATATGATTGTACCTGTAATGCCAATATTATAA
- a CDS encoding cell division protein SepF, which yields MAIKDVFKGFFVVDEEEEVYEEPQREQTKAPQKETSIQEQKPKQQSLKSVPTQKSNTTRYQSQRSRDFKKPERKEAMTEKRTNSSQTNVVSMSGNMDFAQSSKMCLFEPRVFSDTQDIADELKNRRTTLVNLQRIDKVSAKRIIDFLSGTVYAIGGDIRRVGTDIFLCTPDNVEVAGSITEQLEQVEPYQE from the coding sequence ATGGCAATTAAAGATGTATTTAAAGGCTTTTTCGTAGTCGATGAAGAAGAAGAAGTATACGAAGAGCCACAAAGAGAACAAACAAAAGCACCACAAAAAGAAACATCTATACAAGAACAAAAACCAAAACAACAGTCTTTAAAAAGTGTACCAACACAAAAATCGAATACAACTAGATACCAATCACAACGTTCTCGTGATTTTAAAAAACCTGAAAGGAAAGAGGCCATGACTGAGAAACGTACAAATTCATCTCAAACGAATGTCGTTAGTATGAGCGGGAATATGGATTTTGCGCAAAGTTCAAAAATGTGCTTATTTGAACCAAGAGTATTTTCAGATACGCAGGATATCGCCGATGAACTTAAAAATAGACGTACAACATTAGTAAACTTACAACGCATTGACAAAGTATCAGCTAAAAGAATTATAGACTTCTTGAGTGGTACTGTTTATGCGATTGGTGGAGATATAAGACGTGTGGGAACAGACATCTTCTTATGTACACCTGATAATGTTGAAGTAGCAGGATCAATTACTGAACAATTAGAACAAGTTGAACCTTATCAAGAATAG
- the pgeF gene encoding peptidoglycan editing factor PgeF, with translation MKEIFNQHNHYLSYEADDRNDLTIGITTRQGGYSPYPENAFNMARYINDDPDNISKHQQILANEINFSCDNWVFPIQTHENKVREVSSEDKGTNINALTEELHGIDGLYTYESALLLTMCFADCVPIYLYDKQNGYIGLCHSGWRGTHSQIIKEMIEQYNDDVSNLRVVIGPSTSDSYEINEDIYQKFKTLPIDSEGYIVQRGQDRYGIDLKQANALLAIHYGVNPEHIVKTNHCTASETDLFFSYRVEKRQTGRMLAFIGRK, from the coding sequence ATGAAAGAGATTTTTAATCAACACAATCATTATTTATCATATGAAGCCGATGACAGAAATGATTTAACGATAGGTATTACAACTCGTCAAGGTGGATATAGTCCATATCCGGAGAATGCTTTTAATATGGCGCGATATATCAATGACGATCCAGATAATATTTCAAAGCATCAGCAAATATTAGCCAATGAAATTAATTTTAGTTGTGACAATTGGGTATTTCCAATTCAAACACATGAGAATAAAGTTCGAGAAGTATCTTCAGAGGATAAAGGTACAAATATCAATGCATTAACTGAGGAACTTCATGGAATAGATGGACTTTACACTTATGAGTCTGCCCTATTATTAACGATGTGCTTTGCAGATTGTGTACCAATCTATTTATATGATAAGCAAAATGGTTATATTGGTCTTTGTCATTCCGGATGGAGAGGTACGCATTCCCAAATTATTAAAGAGATGATTGAACAATATAACGACGACGTTTCTAATTTGAGAGTTGTTATAGGACCATCCACATCTGACAGTTACGAAATTAACGAAGACATTTATCAAAAGTTCAAAACATTACCAATAGACTCTGAAGGGTACATTGTACAAAGAGGACAAGATAGATACGGCATAGATTTAAAACAAGCAAATGCACTACTTGCCATACATTATGGCGTTAATCCTGAACATATCGTTAAGACAAATCATTGTACGGCTAGTGAAACAGATTTATTCTTCTCATATAGAGTAGAAAAAAGGCAAACTGGTAGAATGCTTGCATTTATAGGTAGAAAGTAG